A window of Bradyrhizobium diazoefficiens genomic DNA:
GCAAAGTCCTGATCAAGGAATGCCTTGCCGAGGCCGACGCCGGCATTGGCCAGCAAGGCGTCGACCGGTCGGTCGCCGACGGCGCCGCAGAGCTTGTCGACCCCTTCCGTGGTGGAAAGATCGGCCTCGACCGGCTCCACGCTGCCTCCGAGCCTGCGCAGATCGACGGCCACCCGTTCGATCTGCGGCTCATCCGCGGCGATGACGAGGTTGAAACCTGCCTGGGCGCAGCACCGGGCGAGTTCCAGGCCGATGCCGGTGGAGGCGCCGGTGACGACAGCGAGATGATTGGCGGGCATGTCACATCCCCTTGAGGTGAGATGATGACGCCCAATCACTCCGTCGCCAGCTCGTTCCTATTCGTTGCAATGCGAAGAATTGCGTGTCGCTTAGCAACCATCGTTCATCCCTGGACTTAGATGCCAACCGGTTCAGCCGAGAGGACGGAAGATGAAGGCGCTGGTTTGGCACGGCAAGGAAGACATCCGCTGCGACACCGTCACCGACCCTGAGATCCAGGACCCGCGCGACGCCATCGTCAAGGTCACGAGCTGCGCCATCTGCGGATCCGACCTGCATCTCTTCCACAATTTCATCCCCGGCATGCTGCCCGGCGACATCATGGGCCACGAGACCATGGGCGAAGTGGTCGAGGTCGGCTCGGGCGTCAACGGCAAGCTGAAGAAGGGCGACCGCATCGTCGTGCCCTTCACCATCATTTGCGGCGAATGCGACCAGTGCAGGCGCGGCAATTTTTCCGTGTGCGAGACCACCAACCGCAAGCGTCACCTGGCCGACAAGGTGTTCGGACACACCACCGCAGGCCTGTTCGGCTACACGCATCTGACCGGCGGCTATCCGGGCGGCCAGGCCGAATATCTGCGCGTGCCCTTCGCCAACGCCACCCACATCAAGGTGCCCGCCGGCATCCCCGACGAGCAGTTGCTGTTTCTCAGCGACATCTTCCCGACCGGCTGGCAGGCCGCCGTGCAATGCGACATCGAGCCGACCGACACGGTCGCGATCTGGGGCTGTGGCCCGGTGGGGCAGATGGCAATCCGGAGCGCCATCCTGCTCGGTGCCAACCAGGTGATCGCGATCGACTGCTTGCCCGAACGCCTCAGCATGGCCGAGGCCGGCGGCGCCACCACGATCGATTTCGAGACCGAAAGCGTAGTGGAGCGGCTTCAGGAGCTGACCGACG
This region includes:
- a CDS encoding zinc-dependent alcohol dehydrogenase, with protein sequence MKALVWHGKEDIRCDTVTDPEIQDPRDAIVKVTSCAICGSDLHLFHNFIPGMLPGDIMGHETMGEVVEVGSGVNGKLKKGDRIVVPFTIICGECDQCRRGNFSVCETTNRKRHLADKVFGHTTAGLFGYTHLTGGYPGGQAEYLRVPFANATHIKVPAGIPDEQLLFLSDIFPTGWQAAVQCDIEPTDTVAIWGCGPVGQMAIRSAILLGANQVIAIDCLPERLSMAEAGGATTIDFETESVVERLQELTDGKGPEKCIDCVGMESHVMPSLPDTLLDRAKQMVMAESDRPHVLREMIYVCRPGGIISVAGVYSGLSDMLPMGAFMNKGLTMRTGQTHVNRWTDDLLRRIEEGEIDPSFVITHTVPLSEGPEMYQVFRDKRDSCVKVVLKP